Within the Salvia hispanica cultivar TCC Black 2014 chromosome 4, UniMelb_Shisp_WGS_1.0, whole genome shotgun sequence genome, the region GTAACCCTAAAATGTTAAGGTCAAATGTATTTTCAGCTTTAGGATTAACTGGATGGACagttcaaatttataatatacatCCTTCTCTGTGTTACATTATTATGAGTTCCGAATTACGTTATAGGGGTATTTTAAGAACATCTACTAAATCAGACGGTTTTCAAAATGGAAGCTCTGAAATAAGCGTCAATTAATTTCAACCAAAGCAGCCTATTCGACACAAAACCTAGTTCCCTAAAAATCTCTACACATCCAACCCTAGTCTTCTTGTTATCACTACATTCCCCAACTCTCAATTTATCATTGCCGGCCCTAGATGATTCCTTCTCCACTTTGCACGGCAGCGGTACAATCGACCCAAAACCCTTTACAGACTTGGCTCAGTCATAAATTGGGCGTTTACAATTTTGAGGTGATTGaggttgttttattttgcaccGTTTTGCATTGATTCGACTAATATAGTACAAAGTaggggtgtgcattcgggtttcggttcggtttttcgcccaaaccgaaccgaacccgaaaaaccgaatttaggcTAAAATTGAAACCGAAAAACAGaaaaccgaaaaactgaaaaccaaacttaaaaaaccgaaccgaaccgaaaaaaatcggaatttaaaagaaaaaattgaaaaatcgaaaaaatagtattttttaatatatttaatttattttattttatatatactaatagaatataaatgtatataatttaaaattaacataatatatataatacgtattatataaaaatatatgaaaagaatattatatatatatagggtcttgttaggttgagatttatgaacctaattgagaattgagacgcaatctcagccactcatccagaatatttgtgaaatgtcaacagcatgtagtttatgtcaactagggggcgtaattgtaattttattaattttattattattattttttatttttttttattttttttataaataatttcattttttttgtcaactatatatacaattcatgtcaactacacatcaaatgtcaacaactttattcaataaatactactccctccgtcccagttttatagtcacattttgccataaaagtccgtcccacatttatagtcacatttagaattttccatatttggacataaaattttaccccattattcactaatattacacccaaatgtcattatcaatacaaaaataaaccaaaacaaaaataaaaaaccaaaaagtcaaagagggacccaccttcaaccaactcacttcatttattatacacttcatcatctcacttcatttattacacagtccatcatctcactcttccatctcacttcattaattacacactccaccaattccttaaaaacCCGTGCCCTAACTAattgtgactataaatgtgggacggagagagtatttgacatgaattttacatgtagttgacattatattgtgtagttaaacatgaattgtatatgtagttgacatggattgtacacatagttgacatcatatgtgtgtagttgacatgaattgtgtgtgtggttgacatggattgtacacatagttgacattatatgtgtgtagttgacatgaattgtatatttacttgaaaataaaataaaaaattaaaaaaattaaaaaaaattaaataaaaattaataaaaaattaaaattaaaaattaaaaaaaatatgtattgaataaaatataccatgatattaccattctgccatttcataattaattaatctaaagatattttccatgtggaaaaatctggaccactcatttttattaaatgagtggttgatattgcatctcatttctcaattagcataaaaaatctcaactgatcacaaacctatatatatatatatatatatatgatataatatactaaattaatataataaacatatagtataatattatatttaaaatataattcagtttttcgggtttttggtttttttttcgcccgaaccgaaaaactaaattttttgtattattaaaaccgaaccgaaaaaatcgaaccgaattttaaaatttcggtttggttcggttcagatattcggttttcggtttttttgctcacccctagtacaaagtttgaatttttggcTTACATTACTGAGATCAGTTGAGGCCTCCATTTTTCGACCGGATTAGGGTAATTTAGACATGGGATTTTCTCAATCatctcctatatatatatattagttgcTCAAATGCCCGATTAGAATTGTCCAATTTTATGTTTACATCACCGAGACGATCCGTAGAATTTTCGTGAAAAGATTCAAGTTTTAAGGTAAAGATTCGTTTGTTGCTGGTAAGCATACTTTGTTTCTCTTGTTTGTATTTCATTACTGTACAAGGTTATGTACATTGATGTTCATTACTTGTAGTTGTCTATTAGTAGTTGTCATTACATTATTCAAGGTTGTTGTATACATTATTGCTTAGTCAGCATATCGCCATGTTTGTACTACGTTAATGTGAATTGTTGTGTAcattaatttacattatttatcCCAGTTTAATACATTAAAACGGATTCATTTTGTAGTAATGTATGCCCTCTATGGCAATAATATAAACGGCATAAGTCTTCATATTGGTGTGTAGATACATTATTCATTTACATCATGTCTTTATTTTAACACATATATGACGTATATTGTTCAGTATGCGATTATAGTCTCACGTTTATTATGAACTTTTGAACAGGGTCGAAGAGGACAAGAGTAGATTATGAAGATGACTTTGATGATTACTCTAAGGAGATGGATGTAGAGAACATAGGGGACGGAGGTCATCGAAATAGGGATGATGTACTCTATTTTAGGTGAAAATGAACAGTGTAGCGTCATTTTATACTTCGTTAGATCGATAAATTGACGGGAGGAGATCTGCATGGATTTTTGACATAATTTCAGCTATGAATTTGAACAACCCCCTATAATTATGtttaacatttaattaaattttaatatttatatggtATATGCTATAGTATTTCAGTTCTACAACTGATAGCTTTGTCAGTTCGCTTATCGGTccagtttttaaaatatcgaGAATAAGTCTAATGTACCAAAGTTTAAAACAAAACGTAAATGACGAAATAAACCGGACGTGGGCGATGCCAGTTGAGGGCAAGAGCGAATTtcagaaacaaacaaaatagagGCACTGATCTAAAAGGTGGGGGGCAgaagagaaattaattttctactcTTCTTTTAACTCTTTTGGCGAGCTTTTCTCAATTTGCTTCACGCCAACGTAATCAAATCTATTTCTGCAACACTTGTATGCGATCGATCGAAATTCGTATTAACTACGCCAATTCGAGGTTACTATTCTAGTCTCGTTGATCCTTCTGAAcattattttgacttttattCTCATCGATAGGCCCATTCTATCCGCTGAAGAGATGAGCTCATTTGCtcgggttttttttttttttttgttactttttgtCTAATTCAGTGCCTGTTTGCTCTATTTGGTGGTAGGCGTCCTCTAATTTTTTTCGAATGCATTGTATTATTCGACATTTCTGCTTAGTGTGTTaggttttttttcttctctttgttTGTTAATCATATGATCTGGTGTAGTAGCATGCTTCGATAATCGTCACTCAGTACAGTTTTCAATTTAACTTTGTTCATTACTTTTGATGGCTGATTGTTGAATTTATCATTTCTATGCGAGAGCTGATTTGCTTCATGGACCTTGTTCATTTCCTGTATATTTGACTTTGGGAGtgatggatttggatttgtGCTGATTGTTTCTGTTCAACATTTTTAGGCTAAAGTGGGCGTTTAATTGTGGATCTATTAGAGATTGAATAATGGTTCCGAAGGGCTTGATTTATAGCTTCGTTGCCAAAGGGACTGTCGTGCTAGCAGAGCACACTCCTTACTCTGGAAACTTCAGCACAATTGCCGTTCAGTGCTTGCAAAAGCTTCCTTCTAACAGCAGCAAGTACACGTACTCGTGTGATGGTCACACTTTCAATTTCCTTCTCGATAGTGGATTTGGTATGTGcgtttttatttgtatgcTTATCTTGTGCACTTTACTGCTCAAATTACATTATGCTGTGTTTTGTTTTGGCGTGCAGTGTTTCTAGTTGTTGCAGATGAATCGATGGGAAGAAGCATACCTTTCGTATTTTTGGAGAGAGTGAAGGATGACTTCAAGCAGCGCTATGGTGCTAGCATCAAGAGTGATGATCCACACCCTTTAGccgatgatgaagatgaagatgaccTGTTGTTTGAAGACCGGTTTAGCATTGCATACAATCTTGATCGAGAATTTGGGTGTGTATATGccttttgttgtattttgggGACATATATGAAAACTTCTATGTTCTATTATCCTAACATTATTCTGgaactcatttcctttttgttttcCCTGCCAGACCACAGCTCAAGGAGCACATGCAGTATTGTATGAATCATCCAGAGGAAATGAACAAGCTGTCCAAACTGAAGGCTCAAATAACAGAGGTCAAAGGGATAATGATGGACAACATCGAGAAGGTACATTTCAGTCTGTTCTTCTATTgaggaaaattttaaattctgaTACATTGAGCAGTTAATATGCTTATGTTTTCTAAAGTACAACTTTCAATTGAATCTGTTTAAAGTAAGTTACTGAGATGTAGTATATGATTCAGGTAGTTGATGCTTTAGTCAATGGAGTTGTAGTCATGCTATACCAGTATCTTCTCATGATTCAATGAAATCcaaattgcaaaatttaatcatatgcCCATAAGACATTGCTTTTACCCCCCCAACCCCACTCCCTGATACACATGGGAACACACCTAAATACAAAGAGAGCATGCTATAAGCCCAAGGACACAGCTAGTCTTTCCAAGATCACTTTCAGATGCAATCAAATAGGTAAAATGTTTAtccaaaaattgataaaacactTTTTGAGTCATCGATAGTCATAATATCTTATTGCTCATACACAATGAAGAATAAGTATTCCTAGATTGGATGAGTTGACCCAACTAACGGATGCTCTTCTTGCCTtgtttactctctctctctctctctcacaaaCACAAGACATGGATCATATGCATAGACATACTGCACATGAGAAATTCGCATGTTCTTGGGCATTCAATCTCTGTCAGAATAGGAATGATTCTTTAGTTATTTCAATTTAGATAAACTTGGTTATAGGCTTTTTACTTATAGTCAAGGAGCAATAGTCGGGTTTCACTGTTCTTTGTTCTTGGATTCTTGGTTATTAGAAGTGTAGATAAGTACATGGTTGGGTGCATGTGAGTACTCGTAGAATTTGTGGAACTTAGTTTACCGTTTTGTCTCCTTGTCACTCCTCCGTCACTACCTTATGAGTTATGACATTGATTGGGGTCCATTGACGGCAATATATTCACTGTAACTGTCTTTCCAAAAGCTTGTGTTATTTTGTTAGGATTCTTTTTGTTGAAGTTAGGTCTGCCAGTTAAAAATTTCTAGTAGCAGAATTTTGTTATGTCTATCATCCTACAACATCCTGATGTATATAACATTCTTCTGAGTGAATTTCCAACTTGGTGAGAACATTTTCATAAGTAAATTTAAATGTGCTAATAGTGCTACCAGGTGAAATTTTTAACCTGACCTCTCTTGCTCTCTATCTGGCCGTTTAGTCTTATACATTTCTTGCAATGTAAAATTTCACGACTTTCTTCTAATGCCAAATGATGCCGTGACAAGTAAAAAGCGTACTGGTAGCAGGAGATAGTGGTTTGGAAGAAGACGCTGGGGATCGTAGCCTGAAACTGTGGGAAAACATGGGGCAATATTGGACTTTAGAGGAGATGGGCAATGCAGCCCGTTCAGCATGCTATTGAGCACCTAGCCACCTATAATATCATCAAGTGAAAGCTAAAATGTTATTAAGTTCTTAGTCGACCATTTCCTGGTACCTAACATCTCTGAGtgtattgtttttgttttcattgcTGGTCAGAGTCTCCTTCGCTTTAGAAAAAAAGGGTTCAGTAATGTTTTTGAGTGTAAGTGGATTGTGGATGATGTTAAGACTGATTTCTTTATCATGTTTCTCTTATCTTTTCTATCAGATAccatatactattatttctcTATGTACGCTTATTTAAAACTATTGATGGAGCACCAACATTTGCATCTTTTGTTTTCATTCAGGTTTTGGATCGTggtgaaaaaattgaaatattagtGGATAAAACTGATAACCTTCAGTTCCAGGTGTGAACTCTTTTCAATCTCattttatatagaaaattatgAGCTTCTGTTTCCTGTTGATATGTTTACAGAATTGTTATTCAGGCTGACAGCTTCCAAAGGCAAGGGAGGCAGTTGCGTCGGCAAATGTGGCTGCAAAATATCCGCATGAAGGCGATGATTGCAGGAGCCGTAATTGTTCTTCTCTGCCTTCTCTGGCTTATGTTTCGTTGAGATTTGGAAACCTTGGCACTGAAACACGTCACGTTTTTTTCTGGCTTTATTTCATCTCAATGTA harbors:
- the LOC125222637 gene encoding vesicle-associated membrane protein 727-like, encoding MVPKGLIYSFVAKGTVVLAEHTPYSGNFSTIAVQCLQKLPSNSSKYTYSCDGHTFNFLLDSGFVFLVVADESMGRSIPFVFLERVKDDFKQRYGASIKSDDPHPLADDEDEDDLLFEDRFSIAYNLDREFGPQLKEHMQYCMNHPEEMNKLSKLKAQITEVKGIMMDNIEKVLDRGEKIEILVDKTDNLQFQADSFQRQGRQLRRQMWLQNIRMKAMIAGAVIVLLCLLWLMFR